Proteins from a genomic interval of Rosa chinensis cultivar Old Blush chromosome 2, RchiOBHm-V2, whole genome shotgun sequence:
- the LOC112185852 gene encoding WAT1-related protein At3g28050, whose product MAGRSCYRDVLPFTAMVTMESMDVGLNTLFKAAKMTGMSYHIFIAYIYSIVAYIYSIAALALVPAPFISHRSRRLPPLNFSILRKILLLGLIGSSSQIMGYAGINYSSPMLYSAISNLLPAFTFILAIIFRLETVALKTRSTQAKIVGTIVSLAGAFVVTLYKGSRISLTGRTQSLLLNSTPSKSNWVIGGLLITAEYILVTLWYIVLAQIMKEYPNELTVIFFYNVVVSIVAVVVGLITEKNPNAWRLRPDMALVSILCSGLLNSLLNNTVHTWTLRLKGPVYVTMFKPLSIAIAVVMGVTFLGDTLHLGSLLGATIISVGFYTVLWGKAKEETCEDSGADSLESPSRNKAPLLQTYKTENV is encoded by the exons ATGGCAGGAAGGTCTTGTTACAGAGATGTCCTGCCATTTACAGCAATGGTGACTATGGAGTCCATGGACGTGGGCTTGAACACACTGTTCAAAGCTGCAAAAATGACAGGAATGAGCTACCATATCTTTATTGCCTACATTTACTCCATAGTTGCCTACATTTACTCCATAGCTGCTCTTGCTCTTGTTCCAGCTCCTTTCATCTCCCACAG ATCAAGGAGGCTTCCTCCCCTCAACTTTTCCATTTTGagaaaaattcttcttcttggGCTAATTGG GAGCTCATCTCAGATAATGGGGTATGCAGGAATCAATTACAGCTCTCCAATGCTATATTCTGCTATCAGCAACCTTCTGCCAGCTTTCACTTTCATTCTTGCCATCATTTTCAG GTTGGAAACTGTAGCATTGAAAACCAGAAGCACTCAAGCTAAAATTGTTGGTACTATAGTTTCACTCGCAGGTGCATTTGTGGTGACTCTATATAAGGGCTCCCGAATTTCCCTCACTGGCCGAACCCAATCTCTTTTGCTAAACTCAACACCTTCAAAATCAAACTGGGTCATTGGAGGCCTTCTGATAACAGCCGAGTATATATTGGTGACACTTTGGTACATTGTTCTG GCACAAATTATGAAAGAGTACCCAAATGAATTAACTGTGATCTTCTTCTACAATGTTGTGGTCAGCATCGTAGCTGTAGTTGTTggtttgattacagaaaaaaatcCAAATGCTTGGAGATTGAGACCTGATATGGCATTGGTATCCATCCTGTGCTCA GGACTACTAAACTCATTATTGAACAATACCGTTCACACATGGACCTTGCGCTTGAAGGGACCTGTGTATGTGACAATGTTCAAGCCATTGTCGATTGCCATTGCTGTTGTCATGGGCGTAACGTTCCTTGGTGATACACTTCATCTGGGAAG CCTACTTGGAGCAACAATTATATCAGTTGGGTTTTACACGGTACTGTGGGGAAAAGCTAAAGAAGAGACTTGTGAAGACTCTGGAGCTGATAGCCTGGAATCACCATCTAGAAATAAGGCCCCCTTATTGCAAACCTACAAAACGGAGAATGTCTAG
- the LOC112185851 gene encoding protease Do-like 9 yields MVPSWESVARVVPAMDSVVKVFCVHTEPNFSLPWQRKRQYSSSSSGFVIGGRRVLTNAHSVEHHTQVKLKKRGSETKYLATVLAIGTECDIAMLTVSDDEFWEGVSPVEFGELPALQDAVTVVGYPIGGDTISVTSGVVSRMEILSYVHGSTELLGLQIDAAINSGNSGGPAFNDKGTCVGIAFQSLKHEDAENIGYVIPTPVIKHFITDYEKNGAYTGFPIIGIEWQKMENPDLRTSMGMKADQKGVRIRRIEPTAPDSHLLQPSDVILSFDGVNIANDGTVPFRHGERIGFSYLVSQKYTGDSAVVKVLRNSQILEFNIKLGTHKRLIPAHINGKPPSYYIIGGFVFSAVSVPYLRSEYGKDYDFDAPVKLLDKHLHAMAESADEQLVVVSQVLVADINIGYEDIVNTQVLAFNGKPVKNLKNLATMVESCADEYLKFDLEYNQMVALQTKTAKAATLDILLTHCIPSAMSDDLKS; encoded by the exons ATGGTGCCGAGCTGGGAGAGCGTGGCGCGCGTGGTGCCGGCGATGGACTCGGTGGTGAAGGTGTTTTGCGTTCACACGGAGCCGAATTTCTCGTTGCCGTGGCAGAGGAAGAGGCAGTACAGCTCGAGTAGTAGTGGGTTTGTGATTGGGGGAAGAAGGGTCTTGACCAATGCGCACTCTGTGGAGCACCATACACAGGTCAAGCTCAAGAAGCGTGGCTCCGAGACCAAGTACTTGGCTACTGTGTTGGCCATTGGGACTGAATGTGATATTG CCATGCTCACAGTGAGTGATGATGAGTTCTGGGAAGGAGTTTCACCTGTGGAGTTTGGAGAGTTGCCGGCGCTACAAGATGCTGTGACGGTTGTGGGCTACCCTATTGGGGGTGACACAATCTCTGTGACGAGTGGTGTAGTGTCACGTATGGAGATACTTTCATATGTTCATGGATCAACTGAGCTTCTGGGACTGCAG ATAGATGCTGCCATAAACTCTGGAAACTCTGGTGGGCCTGCCTTCAACGACAAGGGGACCTGTGTGGGCATTGCTTTTCAGTCTCTTAAACATGAAGATGCAGAAAATATAGGCTACGTTATTCCAACACCTGTTATTAAGCACTTCATTACAGATTACGAGAAGAATGGGGCATATACAG GGTTCCCAATTATTGGAATTGAGTGGCAAAAGATGGAAAATCCTGATCTACGCACATCAATGGGGATGAAAGCTGATCAAAAGGGTGTACGAATTAGAAGGATCGAACCTACAGCTCCAGATTCTCATCTTCTGCAACCATCTGATGTCATTCTTAGCTTTGATGGAGTTAATATTGCAAATGATGGCACAG TTCCATTCAGGCATGGGGAGCGCATAGGTTTCAGTTACCTCGTCTCTCAGAAATATACTGGCGATAGTGCTGTAGTAAAAGTTCTTCGTAACTCACAGATACTTGAATTCAACATAAAACTTGGAACACACAAGCGTCTGATCCCAGCACACATCAACGGCAAGCCTCCTTCCTACTATATCATCGGTGGATTTGTTTTTTCAGCTGTATCCGTTCCATATCTGCGTTCTGAG TATGGAAAGGATTATGACTTTGATGCTCCAGTCAAACTTTTGGACAAACATTTACATGCAATGGCAGAATCTGCTGATGAACAGCTTGTTGTCGTTTCTCAG GTACTTGTTGCCGACATTAATATTGGATACGAGGACATTGTTAACACTCAG GTTCTTGCTTTCAATGGTAAGCCTgtgaaaaatttaaaaaacttGGCCACCATGGTGGAGAGTTGCGCTGATGAGTACCTAAAGTTTGATCTAGAATACAATCAG ATGGTTGCCCTACAGACAAAAACAGCCAAAGCTGCAACTTTAGATATCCTTCTGACTCATTGCATACCTTCAGCCATGTCGGATGACCTTAAGTCTTAA
- the LOC112190087 gene encoding uncharacterized protein LOC112190087 → MSQGYAIELYFDPALENQVLKAWNVLARRQISTQLIEIESRPHITLFSSSFIEPAKLENIIKSFAAKQEPLALSFSSIGSFPTDNNVLFLAPTPSVSLLQFQSQLCEAMKKEGVEIGEEYRTDSWMPYCAVAQDVPKSRMAEAFCVLRDLKLPVAGYAMDIGLVEFSPVRELFSFVLGNTVEA, encoded by the coding sequence ATGTCACAAGGCTATGCAATCGAGCTTTACTTCGATCCAGCTCTGGAAAACCAGGTCCTGAAGGCTTGGAATGTTCTTGCTCGCCGCCAGATTAGCACCCAGCTCATCGAAATCGAATCACGCCCTCACATCACTCTCTTCTCCAGCTCCTTCATCGAACCAGCAAAGCTCGAAAACATCATCAAGTCTTTTGCTGCCAAGCAAGAGCCTTTGGCCTTGTCATTCTCGTCAATTGGGAGCTTCCCGACTGATAACAATGTACTGTTTCTGGCACCAACTCCTTCGGTTTCGTTGCTTCAGTTCCAGTCACAGTTGTGTGAGGCAATGAAGAAAGAAGGTGTCGAAATTGGGGAGGAGTATCGGACTGATTCTTGGATGCCTTACTGTGCTGTTGCTCAAGATGTGCCGAAGAGTCGGATGGCTGAAGCGTTTTGCGTATTGAGGGACTTGAAGTTGCCGGTTGCTGGGTATGCTATGGATATTGGGCTGGTGGAGTTTTCGCCGGTGAGggagttgttttcttttgtgctaGGTAACACAGTAGAAGCTTGA
- the LOC112185850 gene encoding protease Do-like 9, producing the protein MYLQFINPTSTTTALNDNLPTSKIVSSLPQQSPLVHQNGDSGVVSEPEPMVQRWEGGGGRVVPAMDAVVKVFCVHTEPNFSLPWQRKKQYSSSSSGFVIRGRRVLTNAHSVDHHTQVKVKKRGSDTKYLATVLAIGTECDIAMLTVSDDEFWEGISPVEFGNLPALQDAVTVVGYPIGGDTISVTSGVVSRMEILSYVHGSTELLGMQIDAAINSGNSGGPAFNDKGKCVGIAFQSLKHEDVENIGYVIPIPVIMHFILDYEKNGSYTGFPILGIEWQKMENPDLRMSMGMGPDQKGVRIRRMEPTSPESLVLKPSDVILSFDGVNIANDGTVPFRHGERIGFSYLVSQKYIGDNALVKVLRNSETLEFNIKLAKHKELIPSHIEGKPPSYYIIAGFVFTAVSVPYLRSEFGNIFDVPIKLLDKHLHAMAQSIDEQLVVVSQVLVADINIGYEDIVNNQVLDFNGKPVKNLKSLAKMVENCDDEYLKFSLEYNQMVVLQTKTAKAATLDILTTHCISSSMSDDLKTKDIMLQEVESLSDDLKTKILEEEQMLTSPLAVST; encoded by the exons ATGTATCTCCAATTCATCAATCCCACAAGCACAACCACCGCCCTAAATGACAACCTTCCCACCTCCAAGATAGTTTCTTCATTGCCGCAACAATCACCACTTGTTCACCAAAACGGTGACTCGGGTGTTGTCTCGGAGCCGGAGCCGATGGTGCAGAGGTGGGAGGGTGGTGGCGGGAGAGTGGTGCCGGCGATGGACGCGGTGGTGAAGGTGTTTTGTGTTCATACGGAGCCGAATTTCTCGTTGCCGTGGCAGAGGAAGAAGCAGTACAGTTCGAGTAGTAGTGGGTTTGTGATTAGGGGCAGGAGGGTCTTGACCAATGCGCATTCTGTGGATCATCATACACAGGTCAAGGTCAAGAAGCGTGGCTCTGACACCAAGTACCTGGCCACTGTGTTGGCCATTGGAACCGAGTGTGATATTG CAATGCTTACGGTGAGTGATGATGAGTTCTGGGAAGGGATTTCACCTGTGGAGTTTGGGAACTTGCCTGCGCTGCAAGATGCTGTGACTGTTGTGGGCTATCCTATTGGGGGTGACACAATCTCTGTGACGAGTGGTGTTGTGTCACGCATGGAGATACTTTCTTATGTTCATGGCTCCACTGAGCTTCTGGGAATGCAG ATAGATGCTGCAATAAACTCTGGAAACTCCGGTGGGCCGGCGTTTAATGATAAGGGAAAATGTGTGGGGATTGCATTCCAGTCTCTCAAGCATGAAGATGTGGAAAATATAGGCTATGTCATACCAATACCAGTTATTATGCACttcattttggattatgagAAGAACGGGTCATATACAG GGTTCCCAATTCTTGGAATTGAGTGGCAGAAGATGGAAAATCCTGATCTGCGCATGTCAATGGGGATGGGACCTGATCAAAAGGGTGTGCGAATCAGAAGAATGGAGCCTACTTCTCCAGAATCTCTTGTTCTGAAACCATCTGATGTTATTCTTAGCTTTGATGGGGTTAATATTGCTAATGATGGCACAG TTCCATTCAGGCATGGAGAGCGCATAGGTTTCAGTTACCTTGTCTCCCAAAAATACATTGGGGATAATGCGCTAGTCAAAGTTCTAAGAAACTCAGAGACACTTGAATTCAACATAAAACTAGCAAAACACAAGGAACTGATCCCGTCACACATAGAGGGAAAACCTCCTTCTTATTACATCATTGCTGGATTTGTTTTCACAGCTGTATCTGTTCCATATCTGCGTTCTGAG TTTGGAAATATATTTGATGTTCCAATCAAATTATTGGACAAGCATTTACATGCAATGGCACAGTCTATTGATGAACAACTTGTTGTTGTTTCTCag GTACTTGTTGCTGACATTAATATTGGATATGAGGATATTGTTAACAATCAG gTTCTTGACTTCAATGGTAAGCCTGTGAAGAACCTGAAGAGCTTAGCCAAGATGGTCGAGAATTGTGATGACGAGTACCTAAAGTTTAGCCTAGAATATAATCAG ATGGTTGTTCTACAGACAAAAACTGCAAAGGCAGCAACACTAGATATCCTCACAACGCATTGCATATCTTCGTCCATGTCTGATGACCTTAAGACTAAAGACATTATGTTACAGGAAGTAGAGTCTTTGTCTGATGACCTTAAGACTAAGATATTAGAGGAAGAACAAATGCTTACTTCTCCTTTAGCTGTATCTACATAG
- the LOC112185853 gene encoding WAT1-related protein At3g28050 — translation MAAGRSCYRDVLPFTAMVAMESTNVGLNTLFKAATMRGMSYHVFIVYSYSIAALALLPAPFISHRSRRLPPLNFSIMSKILLLGLIGSSSQIMGFTGISYSSPTLASAISNLVPAFTFILAIIFRMESVALKSRSSQAKILGTIVSLAGAFVVTFYKGPRISLTSQTQSLMLNSTASNSDWIIGGLLITAEYILVTLWYIVQARIMKEYPNELTVIFFYNVIVSIVAAVVGLITEKNPNAWRLRPDMALVSILCSGLLSSLLNNSVHTWTLRVKGPVYVTMFKPLSIAIAVVMGVTFLGDTLCLGSLLGASIISIGFYTVLWGKAKEDGEDSGANSLESPSSNKAPLLQTYKTENV, via the exons atggcagCAGGAAGGTCTTGTTACAGAGATGTGCTTCCGTTTACAGCCATGGTGGCTATGGAGTCCACCAACGTGGGATTGAACACACTGTTCAAAGCTGCAACCATGAGAGGGATGAGCTACCATGTCTTTATTGTCTACTCTTATTCCATAGCTGCTCTTGCTCTTCTTCCAGCTCCCTTCATTTCCCACAG ATCAAGGAGGCTTCCTCCTCTCAACTTTTCCATCATGAGCAAAATTCTTCTTCTTGGGCTAATTGG GAGTTCATCTCAGATAATGGGGTTTACAGGAATCAGTTACAGCTCTCCAACGCTTGCTTCTGCTATCAGCAACCTTGTGCCAGCTTTCACTTTCATTCTTGCCATTATTTTCAG GATGGAAAGTGTAGCTTTGAAAAGTAGAAGCAGTCAAGCTAAAATCTTGGGTACTATAGTTTCACTTGCAGGTGCATTTGTGGTGACTTTCTATAAGGGCCCCCGAATTTCCCTCACTAGTCAGACACAATCTCTGATGCTAAACTCAACAGCTTCAAACTCAGACTGGATCATTGGAGGCCTTCTAATAACAGCTGAGTATATATTGGTGACACTTTGGTACATTGTTCAG GCACGAATTATGAAAGAGTATCCAAATGAATTGACTGTGATCTTCTTCTACAATGTTATTGTCAGCATCGTAGCTGCAGTTGTTggtttgattacagaaaaaaatcCAAATGCTTGGAGGTTGAGACCAGATATGGCATTGGTCTCCATCCTGTGCTCA GGATTACTAAGCTCATTATTGAACAATTCTGTTCACACATGGACCTTGCGCGTGAAGGGGCCTGTGTATGTGACAATGTTCAAGCCATTGTCAATTGCCATTGCTGTTGTCATGGGCGTTACGTTCCTTGGTGATACACTTTGCCTGGGAAG CCTACTTGGAGCATCGATAATATCGATTGGGTTTTATACGGTACTATGGGGAAAAGCTAAAGAAGACGGTGAAGACTCCGGAGCTAATAGCCTGGAGTCACCATCTAGCAACAAGGCCCCTTTATTGCAAACCTATAAAACCGAGAATGTCTAG